One region of Streptomyces sp. CG4 genomic DNA includes:
- a CDS encoding ubiquitin-like protein Pup yields the protein MATKDTGGGQQKATRSTEEVEEQAQDAQASEDLKERHEKLSDDVDSVLDEIDDVLEENAEDFVRSFVQKGGE from the coding sequence ATGGCAACCAAGGACACCGGCGGCGGCCAGCAGAAGGCCACACGCTCCACCGAAGAGGTCGAGGAGCAGGCGCAGGACGCGCAGGCTTCGGAGGACCTCAAGGAGCGGCACGAGAAGCTGAGCGATGACGTGGACTCCGTCCTCGATGAAATCGACGATGTCCTCGAGGAGAATGCCGAGGACTTCGTGCGCTCCTTCGTTCAGAAGGGTGGAGAGTAG
- a CDS encoding LacI family DNA-binding transcriptional regulator: protein MARSSTRPTSRDVAQAAGVSQAAVSLVLGDKWRGRVSEATAERVRHAARELGYRPNLAARNLRLGRTRTVLLVVPALTTEFFAGVYTGAARVAAENGFGVVLYPSPEGIGPARDPFASAQAALDGVIASSMAADALTAIRGDQLPLVMLDSDPEGSLGAATVNLDIADGVRQVTEHLLHLGHRRILHLAADVPSWTFDIRANELAARMAAVPGTEVRTARAPISIEGALTATEKALTTPGPRPTAIICDDDKLAAGAYKAVRRLGLRIPDDISVTGLDDLALATAIDPELTTVRLDAELFGERGMQALLAVLEGREPEGGDIPVHLVVRGSTAPPRAA, encoded by the coding sequence GTGGCACGCAGCAGCACGCGCCCGACCAGCCGGGACGTCGCCCAGGCAGCCGGAGTCTCCCAAGCCGCCGTCTCCCTCGTCCTCGGCGACAAATGGCGCGGCCGAGTATCCGAAGCCACCGCCGAACGCGTCCGTCACGCCGCACGCGAACTCGGCTACCGCCCCAACCTCGCCGCCCGCAACCTCCGCCTCGGCCGCACCCGCACGGTCCTGCTCGTCGTACCCGCCCTGACGACCGAGTTCTTCGCCGGCGTCTACACCGGCGCCGCACGCGTCGCCGCCGAAAACGGCTTCGGCGTCGTCCTCTACCCCTCCCCCGAAGGCATCGGCCCCGCCCGCGACCCCTTCGCCTCCGCCCAAGCCGCCCTCGACGGCGTCATCGCCTCCTCCATGGCCGCCGACGCCCTCACCGCCATCCGCGGCGACCAGCTCCCCCTCGTCATGCTCGACAGCGACCCGGAAGGCAGCCTCGGCGCCGCCACCGTCAACCTCGACATCGCCGACGGCGTCCGCCAGGTCACCGAACACCTCCTCCACCTCGGCCACCGCCGCATCCTCCACCTCGCCGCCGACGTCCCCTCATGGACCTTCGACATCCGCGCGAATGAACTGGCAGCACGCATGGCAGCCGTACCAGGGACAGAGGTACGCACGGCCCGCGCCCCCATCTCCATCGAAGGCGCCCTCACCGCCACCGAGAAAGCCCTCACCACACCCGGCCCCCGGCCCACCGCCATCATCTGCGACGACGACAAACTCGCCGCCGGCGCCTACAAAGCCGTCCGCCGCCTCGGCCTGCGCATCCCCGACGACATCTCCGTCACCGGCCTCGACGACCTCGCCCTCGCCACCGCCATCGACCCCGAACTGACCACCGTACGACTCGACGCCGAACTCTTCGGCGAACGCGGCATGCAGGCCCTCCTGGCCGTCCTGGAGGGACGGGAGCCGGAGGGCGGGGACATCCCGGTCCACCTGGTCGTCAGAGGCTCCACAGCCCCACCACGGGCCGCCTAG
- the prcA gene encoding proteasome subunit alpha, whose translation MSTPFYVSPQQAMADRAEYARKGIARGRSLVVMQYADGIVFVGENPSRALHKFSEIYDRIGFAAAGKYNEYENLRIGGVRYADLRGYTYDRDDVTARGLANVYAQTLGTIFSSAAEKPYEVELVVAEVGETPEGDQIYRLPHDGSIVDEHGSVAVGGNAEQISSFLDQRHRDGMSLAEALKLAVQALSRDTNGSEREIPAERLEVAVLDRTRPQKRKFKRIVGRRLSRLLAADGAATEAESAEEDGSEEE comes from the coding sequence GTGTCGACGCCGTTCTATGTCTCACCTCAGCAGGCCATGGCCGACCGGGCGGAGTATGCCCGCAAGGGCATCGCCCGTGGCCGCAGTCTTGTGGTCATGCAGTATGCCGACGGGATCGTGTTCGTCGGTGAGAACCCGTCCCGTGCGCTGCACAAGTTCAGCGAGATCTATGACCGGATCGGTTTCGCGGCCGCCGGTAAGTACAACGAGTACGAGAACCTGCGCATCGGTGGTGTTCGCTACGCCGACCTGCGGGGTTACACCTATGACCGTGACGATGTGACCGCTCGTGGTCTGGCGAACGTCTATGCCCAGACGCTCGGCACGATCTTCTCCTCCGCCGCTGAGAAGCCGTATGAGGTGGAGCTGGTCGTGGCGGAGGTGGGGGAGACCCCGGAGGGCGATCAGATCTATCGGCTGCCGCATGACGGTTCGATCGTGGACGAGCATGGCTCGGTCGCGGTGGGCGGCAATGCGGAGCAGATCAGCAGTTTCCTGGATCAGCGGCACCGTGATGGCATGTCGCTGGCAGAGGCGTTGAAGCTGGCGGTGCAGGCGCTGTCGCGTGACACCAATGGCAGTGAGCGGGAGATTCCCGCGGAGCGTCTTGAGGTGGCTGTGCTGGATCGTACGCGTCCGCAGAAGCGCAAGTTCAAGCGGATCGTCGGTCGTCGGTTGTCGCGTCTGCTGGCGGCGGACGGTGCGGCCACAGAGGCGGAGAGCGCCGAGGAGGACGGCTCCGAGGAGGAGTGA
- a CDS encoding endonuclease VII domain-containing protein has translation MKSRQRHLRRNYGLTEAERDAMIASRLGLCVICLAAPPVHVDHCHKTGRVRGVLCFNCNSAIGKLGDNPDAVRRAAAYLEGNLWKPTLVAQGVYQLPS, from the coding sequence GTGAAGAGTCGGCAGCGCCATCTCAGGCGAAACTACGGCCTCACCGAAGCCGAGCGCGACGCGATGATCGCCTCCCGGCTCGGCCTCTGCGTGATCTGCCTGGCTGCCCCGCCCGTGCATGTGGATCACTGCCACAAGACGGGTAGGGTCCGAGGCGTACTGTGCTTCAACTGCAACTCGGCCATCGGCAAGTTGGGTGACAACCCCGACGCCGTACGCCGGGCCGCTGCCTATCTGGAAGGAAACCTGTGGAAGCCAACACTCGTAGCACAGGGCGTCTACCAGCTGCCTTCCTGA
- the dop gene encoding depupylase/deamidase Dop, with amino-acid sequence MTVRRVMGIETEYGISVPGHPNANAMLTSSQIVNAYAAAMHRARRARWDFEEENPLRDARGFDLAREAADASQLTDEDIGLANVILTNGARLYVDHAHPEYSAPEVTNPRDAVLWDKAGERIMAEAAERAAQLPGAQPIHLYKNNTDNKGASYGTHENYLMKRETPFSDIVRHLTPFFVSRQVFAGAGRVGIGQDGHEHGFQISQRADYFEVEVGLETTLKRPIINTRDEPHADAEKYRRLHVIIGDANLSEISTYLKLGTTALVLSMIEDAFIAVDLAVDQPVRTLHQVSHDPSLKRLVTLRSGRTLTAVQLQMEYFELARKYVEERYGADADDQTKDVLTRWEDTLTRLENDPMSLAGELDWVAKRELMEGYRRRDGLDWDAARLHLVDLQYADVRAEKGLYNRLVARGRVKRLLAETDVEQAMTKPPEDTRAYFRGRCLEQYADDVAAASWDSVIFDLPGRDSLQRVPTLEPLRGTRNHVKELLDRCRTAEDLVRVLSGG; translated from the coding sequence ATGACCGTACGGCGAGTAATGGGCATCGAGACGGAGTACGGCATCTCCGTCCCCGGCCACCCCAACGCCAATGCCATGCTCACCTCGTCCCAGATCGTCAACGCCTACGCAGCGGCGATGCACCGGGCCCGCCGGGCCCGCTGGGACTTCGAGGAGGAAAACCCGCTACGGGACGCGCGAGGCTTCGACCTCGCCCGCGAGGCCGCCGACGCCAGCCAGCTCACCGACGAGGACATCGGCCTCGCCAACGTGATCCTCACCAACGGCGCGCGACTGTACGTGGACCACGCCCACCCCGAATACAGCGCCCCGGAGGTCACCAACCCACGCGACGCCGTCCTCTGGGACAAGGCCGGCGAACGCATCATGGCAGAGGCCGCAGAGCGAGCCGCCCAGCTCCCCGGCGCCCAGCCCATCCACCTCTACAAGAACAACACCGACAACAAGGGCGCCAGCTACGGCACGCACGAAAACTACCTGATGAAGCGGGAAACCCCCTTCTCCGACATCGTGCGCCACCTCACCCCCTTCTTCGTCTCCCGCCAGGTCTTCGCCGGAGCCGGCCGCGTCGGCATCGGCCAGGACGGCCACGAACACGGCTTCCAGATCAGCCAGCGAGCCGACTACTTCGAAGTCGAAGTCGGCCTGGAGACCACCCTCAAGCGCCCCATCATCAACACCCGGGACGAACCCCACGCCGACGCGGAGAAATACCGCCGCCTCCACGTGATCATCGGCGACGCGAACCTCTCCGAGATCTCGACGTACCTCAAACTCGGCACGACCGCCCTGGTCCTCTCCATGATCGAGGACGCCTTCATCGCCGTGGACCTGGCGGTCGACCAGCCGGTACGCACCCTGCACCAGGTCTCGCACGACCCCTCCCTGAAGCGGCTGGTGACTCTGCGCAGCGGTCGGACCCTGACCGCGGTCCAGCTCCAGATGGAGTACTTCGAACTGGCCCGCAAGTACGTCGAGGAGCGCTACGGCGCCGACGCCGACGACCAGACCAAGGACGTCCTGACCCGCTGGGAAGACACCCTCACGCGCCTGGAGAACGACCCCATGAGCCTCGCCGGCGAACTCGACTGGGTCGCCAAACGCGAGCTCATGGAGGGCTACCGCCGCCGCGACGGCCTCGACTGGGACGCCGCCCGCCTCCACCTCGTCGACCTCCAGTACGCGGACGTACGCGCCGAGAAAGGCCTCTACAACCGCCTCGTCGCCCGCGGCCGCGTGAAGCGCCTCCTCGCGGAGACAGACGTCGAGCAGGCCATGACGAAGCCACCGGAGGACACCCGCGCCTACTTCCGCGGCCGCTGCCTGGAGCAGTACGCCGACGACGTCGCCGCGGCCAGCTGGGACTCGGTCATCTTCGACCTCCCGGGCCGGGACTCGCTGCAGCGCGTTCCAACCCTGGAACCGCTACGCGGAACGCGAAATCACGTCAAGGAACTGCTGGACCGCTGCCGCACGGCGGAAGACCTGGTCAGGGTCCTGTCGGGCGGCTGA
- the prcB gene encoding proteasome subunit beta, producing MEANTRSTGRLPAAFLTPGSSSFMDFLSEHQPELLPGKRQLPPTQGVIEAPHGTTIVAVTFPGGVVLAGDRRATMGNVIAQRDIEKVFPADEYSAVGIAGAAGLAVEMVKLFQLELEHFEKVEGAQLSLEGKANRLSTMIRSNLGMAMQGLAVVPLFAGYDLDREKGRIFSYDVTGGRSEEHNFSATGSGSIFARGAMKKLFRDDLSEEQATTLVVQALYDAADDDSATGGPDVARRIYPIITVITEDGFRRLTEEESSEVARAVLQRRLEEPDGPKAALL from the coding sequence GTGGAAGCCAACACTCGTAGCACAGGGCGTCTACCAGCTGCCTTCCTGACGCCCGGGTCCTCCTCCTTCATGGACTTTCTGTCCGAGCACCAGCCGGAGCTGCTGCCCGGCAAGCGGCAGTTGCCGCCCACACAGGGCGTGATCGAGGCGCCGCACGGGACGACGATCGTCGCCGTGACGTTCCCCGGGGGCGTGGTGCTTGCCGGTGACCGCCGGGCCACGATGGGCAATGTGATCGCTCAGCGGGACATCGAGAAGGTCTTCCCGGCGGACGAGTACTCGGCCGTCGGTATCGCCGGCGCCGCCGGTCTGGCCGTGGAGATGGTCAAGCTCTTCCAGCTGGAGCTGGAGCACTTCGAGAAGGTCGAGGGTGCGCAGCTGTCGCTGGAGGGCAAGGCGAACCGGCTGTCGACCATGATCCGTTCCAATCTCGGCATGGCCATGCAGGGCTTGGCCGTGGTGCCGCTCTTCGCGGGTTACGACCTGGACCGCGAGAAGGGCCGGATCTTCTCCTACGACGTGACGGGCGGCCGTTCCGAGGAGCACAACTTCTCGGCGACGGGTTCCGGCTCGATCTTCGCGCGTGGTGCGATGAAGAAGCTGTTCCGTGACGATCTGAGCGAGGAGCAGGCGACCACGCTGGTGGTGCAGGCTCTGTATGACGCGGCTGACGATGACTCGGCGACCGGTGGTCCCGATGTCGCCCGCCGGATCTACCCGATCATCACCGTGATCACCGAGGACGGTTTCCGTCGGCTCACGGAGGAGGAGTCCTCCGAGGTCGCGCGGGCGGTGCTCCAGCGGCGTCTGGAGGAGCCGGACGGCCCCAAGGCCGCCCTGCTCTGA